In Pempheris klunzingeri isolate RE-2024b chromosome 5, fPemKlu1.hap1, whole genome shotgun sequence, the DNA window TGTAGCACAGTGGTATGGTCTTAAGGAGTCAGTGTTAAAGGTGCCATATTCGGCTCATTTTCGAGTTTCGAGCATGCTTGTATTTGcaggtcctactagaacaggtttacatggtttagtgttcaaaaaacacacgATCTTCCTCACACCATCcacggctgctgcagctgttttcagcctctgtctgcatGCTCCATTTTAGGAGAACAGAGCTACATGTGTGCTTTGCTCTCGCCTTCGACATCCTCATGTTAGAGGGAGCTGCCCTTAGTGAGGAAAACACAATGgtggacagtgaggtggattcaggaggttttcagtaaACTGGGACAATcggcctgctgaggggctggaAGAGGTCGCATATTGAACAGCTCCCCgtatgacatcataaaaggagccaaatctaaatggcgtgatttcacatttactgaaagatggaatAAGAGGAGATTTCTTTGTCAGATTGGTACtaggcacaccagggacacatatatatatttttatagacattttaaagttaatttagcataatatgggacctttgaGTTATGGGCTCTGGATAAAAAGTGTGGTGAAGTCTGTACTCTCACTTGTTTTGATTGTAAAACATGAATTTGCACTggaatatttttgtgttttgttagtACAATATTTTGCTACCACAGTACAGCTGTAAGAAATCAGTGggtcaaattaaaaaaagtttgaaCAAAATTCTCAAACATGGATTTACATAATTTGAGGTAGGTCTGCATTACTCTCTTAGGTCAGTTCATCTATTTCCATCTATAGCAGTTGATTCTGAATCTGCACTCTGATGCTACGTACGGAAGCTTGAACTCGATTTGAAGGCGGAGGGGTGATTGCTGTTAGAGACTGCTGCAGTAGCAGGGGAAGGTGGTGAGGACTGTGATGGATGATGTGAAGGAGAGCTCTGTGATGACTCAGTGGACTGGGTGCCATTTGTTCGTCTGGTCCTCATTTataagatgaataaatgaagttCACATCCAACATAAGGATATGGTTCTCTTTGCACTCAGAGAGAGACTGTCTACTGCTGCTCTTATTTATTAGTCATACTGTGTATGTAGGGTGCAtcagtgcatgcacacacagtatgtcTGTATTTATGTTAGTGTTAATGTCCATCTGTAATGATTCAGAGAGGGTCCAACACATTTTCCACATCATCCACCAAGagataaacatgaataaaaagaaatgatgatgctgtcagtgtcagtgtcactttaagctttcatatttcatttcttcACCTTGAAGTTCTGAGAGGCATTTTTGCACATAATAACTCGCTGCCCATTAAGATGTACTTGTTATCATGAAAGTAAAtctttcctctgtcctgtctATCCTAATTTGCAGTTTGCATCCAGCCCTACAGAACATAAACTGCCTCCCTGCAAGCCTCAGTCCAAGTCTAAACCTCCTCAGCCCAAGTCCAAACCTCAGGTCAAATCTAAGGGGAAATCCAAGTCGCGGCGGAAAAATGTTGTGCCAACTAAGGCTGCTGGGAAGCCCCTGCCCACAATGCCACTGTTTGACTTTGAGGGCTATCTGAGAAAAAAGGACAACAGAGACTTTAAGCTGCTCATCGACCAGCCGGAGAAATGTAACATCGGAGGAGtagaggaagaaggagggggaggaagaggaagtaaaGGGTCCACGACTGCTCCTTACATGCTCATTGCGGTGAAGTCTATCGCTGCAGATTTTGATAAACGTCAGGTAAAATCTGTCATGTCAGGTGCAGGCCTCAAAAAAAtgatgtgttcattttttaaaattagtgTGAATCAGCACAGAAACCAGGGTGTATTTTTTGGACAATTACAAATGCTTTAAAGATGAAAGCTCTTAtgttaaagctgctataataaatatatcataGTGTGAAGTGATGAATCAAATGATGCGTTATGACACACTATCACACCAACTATTTACCATTGTACAGCTTGTTTTCTGACCTGCAATTtatgaacacagtggagcatttagtagCTAAAGACCCAGGCTATTCTCTCAgaggttggtggagaccaaaccagagctaaaggGAGAGTCAATATTGGACTTATATTTGTCAGGTGGACTTAAAAACATCTCCatatgaatgctaatgttgcttctTTTCTGCTCAATGTGTAAATAAGTACGATTGCCAACgcgctgcccccaagtggccgTAAAAATGAATTATCACAGATTAAATCTACATTTTATTCACTCAGTTTCTTGGTCAATAAAGTAGTGTCTCAATTACTTTTAGGTGGTACGTCGGACCTGGGGTAAAGAAGGGCTGTTCCAAAATGGTGTGTCCATCCGTACTGTTTTCCTGCTGGGGGTGCCCAGGAACCAGactgctctgcctctgtggGATCGGCTGTTGACCTACGAGAGTCAAACGTTCAGGGATATCCTGCTCTGGGACTTTGAAGACACCTTCTTCAACCTGACActgaaggaaacacattttctgaaatgGGTTAACAGCAGCTGTCCTCATGTCAAGTCAGTGTCTCTAAACCTAAATGAGGAGATGATGTGATTCTTAGCCTCATGCGACTCACAGCTTATGCTTTTTCTATCATCTTTCCTCTCACAGGTTCATCTTCAAGGGTGATGCTGATGTGTATGTTAATGTGGAGAATATACTAGAGATGCTACAAGGTCAAAAGCCAGATGAGGATCTGTTTGTCGGTGATATTATTATTCACGCTAAACCCATTCGGAGACGCAGTTCCAAGTACTATGTGCCAGAGTCCATCTATGGAGCGGGGTTGTACCCAAATTACGCCGGGGGAGGAGGGTTTGTCATGTCGGGACATACAGCTCGGAGACTCAGTTCTTCCTGTCAACAGGTACTTCAAAGTTTTAATACGTTAGTATGTCTGTTTGTAGCAtctacaatgtgttttttttcacttccagGTGGAGCTGTTCCCCATTGATGATGTCTTTCTAGGAATGTGCCTCCAGCTGATCGGCGTCAAACCATCACGCCACCAGGGCTTTCGGACCTTCGGTATTCCCCGACCGTCTGCAGCGCCCCACCTTCAGACGTTCGACCCCTGTTTCTACAGGGAGCTCATGGTTGTTCACAGCCTCAGTGTCCCTCAGATCTGGCTCATGTGGAACCTCTTGCACGACCCCAAACTGAGCTGCCACAACAGGACCAGCCCGACATCCTGGCCCTTTAAGTGGAAGGAGAGCatgggagagacagaggcagaagaGACCACGGACTACGACGAGAAACAGGTGTTTGTCACGCATTAGTGATGCTTTGCAGGGCCCAGTGGGATCTGCAAGAGCCCTACAGAGTACAAAATGGTTAGAAAGCAGGATGTGTGACCGACTTGAAAGGCTTGTGATGTGTTTAAAAGCACAGTTGAGTCATATGAGACTTTATCCGAGCTGGCAGATCGTCTTGGGGGAAATGAATTGGCAAAGGCCAAATGTGCTTCAGATTTTTCAGCGAGGAAGCCCAAAGAGCTTTTAAGCTTTTGCTGTCCGAGCCCATCTGTTTGTTCATGCAGTGTTTGGGAAAACAAGCCACAGCAAGACGATTGTGTGACGGGTTGAATCTTCAGAATGTATTGTGTTATAATTGTTTACACAGAGACACGGTAAGATGCACAAGCACGAAATGCGGTTAGCCGGTTTAACCCCATCCAAGCGTCGGTGTGTCTGATACCACAACATTGTTAATATTCTGACTTTCATTGGACTGTGCGGACAGCCAGGACCGGCTGTGTTTCGTGGACGACAGCAGAGTGAATCTCTAGCAGATATGTACCTCACTTCCTTATGCTGGATAAGGAGCACAAATGGAGAGTCGCATTATTTGTTTCCTGGAGGAACAACAAATGAAGCTTAAATGGAAACCAGCTGCTGAATGGGAACCAGCTGAGACCATagcgtgcgcgcacacacacgcgcacacactcaAACCTCTGCTGAATGTTTTTGGTGCAGCCTGATTTTTGAGGAGCCAGACTTGTGTACTTTCATATGAACATTTTAGTTATACTATAATTATAATGATTCGATTTGTTTTGTATAATTCTGTGTTTTCCCTTAAAACTGTATGTTTAGCCTCATCTCTTTTCAAAATGATGCAAAGTTAATGTATGCAGATGGACATATTCACGTTTTATTGCATTCCAGCAACAAAACATGTCCACAGATTGATTAATGGAAACAGATcacatgtgtgtgcctgttaGTGTGATTGTTCACAAGGGTCTATTACAATCCAATGGACAGACCAACTGTCCGCCACTTTGATCCTGACTAAAATATATGAACAACcgttggatggattgccatggaaTTAGGTTTGGACATTCATGATGCTGAGAGGGTTTATGCTATTGACTTTGCCTGTTGCACTACAATGAGGTTTGTGGTTCTGAGCagaatatctcaacaactatcagatggattgccataaacgttggtacacacattcactcactcctCAGGATTAATTGTAATAACTATGGTGACTTCATTGAAGCACAGCTGTGCCTAAATACAACCTCAAAGAGCCACTTGCATGGCTATCTCTTATCCATGCTAACTAACATACCTCCACACATCACTCACATTGACCGAGAAATAATACCATGGCTTGCACACATTTTATAGTGAATCATTTAAATTTTGTACCCACTTCAAATTGTTGACAAAATAGTTAAAAGTCTTTAAACATCAACAAgtaatttcatttgaaatgtttcagtgaaatgttctcAAAGTAAAACTCTCCAATATTTTGCATGTACCACACAACCCTGTGAACTGTATTGATCAGGACATCTATAAGGGGCTGAATGGCTGCTTCCTTCTTTTATTAGTTTAGTCAACATCAACTATCACTTTAGTCATTAAGTCAACCTGACTTTGTCCACACCAAGAAAAAAGTCATTCTGGTTTTGGATGAGCAAATGCATGTTATTGCTAAGACAGTGAATGTATCAAATGATGCCACAAAATGCTGTCGTGTGTTACGCGAACCCAGTGTCTGTGGTGTAAATACTCAGTAGAGCTGGTCAGTGTGGGTGACTGGAGTTTTTgataaaacaattataaatcTATTGTTGAGTGATGCAACATTTGTCATGgcaaacatttctttaaagaggacatattatgcaaaatgcacttttcagtATCttctcaacataaatatgtgtccctggtgtgtctacAAACCCTCAGactgtgagaaaagaccatcctctctctttctctccttctccagttttcagtaaatatgtgcaGAAATCCTCCATTTAGTTTTGGCCCAGcatgtgatgtcacacacagggATCCTTTGGACGTGACTTTGTTCataaaatacaagtatgaaaatgaaaatcaatccatttttatttatacagcgctGATTCATAACAAAAGTTATTTCAAGGTGCTTTTCATAAAACCTGGGACAGAACCTGTCTCAGAGGTGGGCAGCTTTCTGGTCAGTGTTGGGTGTGGGTGGgatagaggggggggggggagcaagCAAGCAACAACCTTACTAACAATAATAACTATAAGTCCACATAATGAGCACAATATTTCTCCTTTAATGTGAAGGTCTCCTGACGTACAGGCCTAAGTGATGTGATTTCTGCATGTATGTCCCATTGCAGATATTgcaagttgtgttttttctgagGTATTTAAGGAGAAATTGTTAAAACAGCTTTATGTCTTTAGGGTCAATGCTACAttagaaatacaacaaaaaattaaagctgccctggagggccctcgcaccttcgtGCACGTCGAGTTGGGCGGCGGCTTCATTCTGTAGCTGACACCGACCTTTCCATGCCaagctcagaattttcatgtatttcggacagtgcatcaaggagttacatgtcacttcctgtgtcccctatgtggcgctagagaacagccacaaATCACGTCcaatatttcagcatatgaagtgttgactacaccgtgaaaatgtcatgcaaatcaaatgatgattggcacaaaagtcttacttcctgttgtcaccaggtggcgcaatgactgttGTCgctaactggcatgtagatgtcttcaggccgggactcttattaatcatgacaaatTTGGAACAGaatggataatgtacactgaagatacaacaatttcctgtttcatggcgaacactGCGTTGCCACAGTGACAAcatttggcgaaacctcaagagcttcataagtgagcatcatccatatcctgggaatgtttggactgaatttgaagtggctgtaactAACCTGCTGGGATGGACACTCAGAGAAGAGAACGTATCACCTCCTGTGGCGCAATGAGTGTAGTTCAAAATTGttcaactgtgtcatttcttttcaaactccCAGATTTCTCCACATAGCCGTGGCACAGGGTAGACGGGCTCTGACTCGTGCgtgctgcaaaaatggccagatgtggctccctggacataaaagagcacaacggacaggtacacacacttcacattgttgtttttattcatcccaaatgaacagtgctaacacatatcatttaatgactcatgaaaagtaaagatacactactcacaaaaagttagggatattcgactttcaggtgaaatttatggaaaatgtaaaagttaatgctacagtgatattgtatcatgaaagtagggcatttaagtagaagcatgcaatggtgatttcttcatcttaaacaatttattgaaagaaaagctaacaacagtggtgggtataccacaacaaaacatttcaatgtctcaataaattgggatgtggccaaaggacgtccactcctctcctttctgtgactcttccagtctctgtatctctgctgcaacctcctgatgacactctgtgaccctctaagctcagtggacacttctatctgaggacctgtttgaagcctccagtgttgaggtgctgctgatcttgttagagaacagcaacttgtgcaaaaagtactgaaacactgaacagttggacatgtgcattcaaaagtttagagaaggtcacattaaattcacctggaaaggttagaatgcattttaggttcatcctgaaatttcacctggaagccgaatatccctaacttttagtgagtagtgtatataaagatataaaaaaacagtgaaaaagagaaaacgagtggaggaacattgataaatagttactcctacaggacacaagggggcgctgtgtcctcaaaaatgcaaaacacctgaacccaaacttctacctgaactgtggaatgaactccctgaaaataatttataaatttttttttgtgaacgATTAACACCCATAGTTACTAGATCTAcagagttattgctaaactctctggctggttgtgtcactacGGCGCAACATTTCTCGGGTCGAGGAAATGATGTCAGGACACTCACTCaccgcagcagcagatgacgtTGGAACCTGAGTGGATTGTTGACACGTTTTCTGCGGCTCGTTTTTCCTGcttcaaaaagatgtttggaggaccagaggaaaactggaaaactaccagaggaaaacatcatgaagaTGCGGTGTTGGTTTTGGTTAATGAGGCTGAATGGCCACACATACTCGAACAAACATATGGtggttagctaattagctaatgctagctaaccatgctaacatgTGAACAGCAGCTACAtcttaataatattaataataatcctttattgatccccatggtGGAAATTCAAGTGTTGCAACAGCCCAATGtacaacaaaaagaaagtgtCAATTTATGACAGTGACGTCATATATAATTAGCAGCAGGTATGAGAATAGTGCCAATGTGAAggcatgatgtgttgctgtgtggtaTAATAGTAGAATATGGAATGGATAAATATGTGCAAGTACAGTACTACCATCAACCATAACTACtggtatagtaataataataatatactatatgacaatattttttttgttcactcaTTTCATATACctctccatactgtacatttgtttatagtgtaaatatttatttattctcattgcaatttatatttatctactattgcttattttactGCGTATCTTGCCCTggctctgttgctgctgtaatatgtaaatttccccctatgggggatcaataaagtctatctaataataataatgatattgacAGTTCCAATAACAACCATATTAATGATAGTTCAAATAtgacataataataaagtttacaacaatgatgataattCTAAAATATAATAGTATGGTTGATAAGTAGAATGTTATGTGCATATTCAGTCAGTCCAGTGCAAGAGGTGGGGGATCAGTGAGTTGTTTgttggatggggggggggtctcagcactgcttttgtctcactattggactcaattggcttctcccagagtgtaaatgaacccactcactgttttaaccttGTTTTGACCTTGttttgaacagttaacagtctttccacataactctattctatcggaccattacctgataactgCTGATTTCTTGTTACTAGACCATGCACTATTATGCTAATattagcccctcccaaattcATTATCTGGTcaatagtgctgcaggttcactgcaaATGACACAAGACTCTATcacccctctaaaaaagaagataattaaagaaaagagacaagctccctgaTATAAGTCCCAGACATGCGAGCTTAACCAATATTCATGGTAACTTGAAAGgatatggcgtgccaccaaattggaagactcccatttaatctggcaagatagtcttaaaacctatagaaaggccctctgtaatggCAGAGCCGCCTgctactcctcattaatagaagaaaataaaagcaaccctagatttctgttcagcacaataGCTATGCTGACAAAGtactgcctttttccatctacgtaatattgctaaaaaaTAGATGCAgtaaaattagtccatgcatttgtcacttctaggttggattatttctgttccttattatcaggctgcccaaataagtcgttaaagactctccagctggtccagaatgctgctgctcgtgttctgacgagaactaagagaagagaccatatttctcctgtactggcttctcttcattggcttccagtaaaatctagaatagagtttaaaacccttctcctcacctacaagaTTGTTACGGGTCgggctccatcatatcttaaagagctcatagtaccgtactaccccactagagcactgtgctcccagaatgcaggtctactggtggttcctaaagtcctctaaagtagtgatggagccagagctttcagctatcaggctcctctcctgtggaatctccttccagtttgggttaggggggcagacaccctctctacatttaagagtagactaaaaaccttccttattgataaagcttatagtttagggctggctcaggacttggaccagcccctagttatgctgctataggcttagactgccgggggactcccatgatgcactgggctcctctatcctcctcttcctctccatcattatgtctcatgtccgcttaatgtctgccactaacttgctatcttccccggagcctttctgtgcttttctcatctctcaggttcctgtggatcctggtcctggtcctgctgatgtggttctctggcttcatgaatcactacTGCTGATTGTCGGCCACtctgtttttcaatattaccattttgctaattttttagtcacacctattgttagtgctatagtcactgttagtatgttggttgctgtttgtgttgtctctctctctctctgtctgtctctctgtccaacctccacccaacacggaccctgacagaagccgcccacattgagccttttactttacagaaaaagcaggaaacaaaCTGTCCCTTAACTGCAACACCGTGATGCGTTCATGGCACCAAGTGATGATTTTTGCCTCAAAGgatgcagcagagcagacacacctgagcacCAGGTGACACCACAGAGAGCAACGTCACTGCTACCTGATCTGCTCCTGAAGAACATCCCATTACAAACAggccacatgctaatgctacatgctaacactagccagcatgttAGCCACTGATAAGCCACATGGTGAAACTGATCAGAGATTACTGACCCTgtagtccagtcattagcagcaaactcactgcagacacactaaTTAAACAGGACTTTAATTCACGTTACAcaagtctgagctttaactctccagctgctgcagcagctgattaacaggaaacagctgcgATGAGGATCTTCTGGAGGTTCTtgtgcaaacacagagaacattagaaccatcacaatgtttattacaacagtaatctggtacttttGTTCTCTGACCTTAGTGTGACACTGGATTTGTTCCCAAACAGGTTCaccagccacaatgaaaccaccaatatacccaaaaatcacagagtaaaactgtTGTGCCGTtagcatatacatatatattagcATATATCCGCCtcaagcagcagtaaaatgtagcaGCTGTGcacgttagctagcattagctaattagctaacaactgaccactgatttgtttgtgactgttcggccattcagcctcagactgacctcattaaccaaagccaaccCCACCTCtccatgatgttttcctcctctcgcCTTCCAAAGACTTTATAAAGCAGAAGTAAAGCGTCTGATTCTTTGTAGCTGAAGGAGAAAAGCCGACTGCCGTCGGGAGTGCCGCATATTCAGACTTTATTGTGATGGGCACACCATGCGGCCAATCACATGCGAGAACAGagtaggatcataccattatgtgaaagtaggaagggagacactctgaagacagctagtgagaggtggtacagtccaggtacagagccacagagagacggGGAGCCGGATTTAAATGCAAGTGGGTTGGGAAAGAGTGAACACTTGACTTTTAGTTCAAGAAATGAGCAAAAACTGTAAAAGGAGCAGCATCTGgcctttattgatttatttgatttgtttgctgtggttctgtgttcagttgATCATTCAAaggttttattaaaatattgaaCAATAGTAACTGTACTTTTTTTGTAACGAAATTGTTCTCATTGTCCCAGGAATCATTCCAGCCATGTCATAAACGCGGATTTATTGTATGTTGATGGATATAagaataaatgcacaatgtaaACATACAAGAATTATGACAACTGAGATATTTGGTAGTATTATttgacctctgctctccagaAACCTCACAATGATCTTAGCTTCTTACATATCACTGCCAATGACCACATATATTAATACAATGTACATAGTCTGCACATTATCACACAACTTTCTGAGACTCCATTGATGTATGTAAATAGAGATGTGATGTATGTAATGGAAAGAATAATTCAATGAAGTATGTTGCTACTATATA includes these proteins:
- the b3gnt9 gene encoding UDP-GlcNAc:betaGal beta-1,3-N-acetylglucosaminyltransferase 9 — its product is MLKRMLTMRRIFHVKGDVMCTILLLVLFCLLLYARQVVLSSGWDKPVWKLEIHGSTSASRTLLGTSGTKGGQESPEFASSPTEHKLPPCKPQSKSKPPQPKSKPQVKSKGKSKSRRKNVVPTKAAGKPLPTMPLFDFEGYLRKKDNRDFKLLIDQPEKCNIGGVEEEGGGGRGSKGSTTAPYMLIAVKSIAADFDKRQVVRRTWGKEGLFQNGVSIRTVFLLGVPRNQTALPLWDRLLTYESQTFRDILLWDFEDTFFNLTLKETHFLKWVNSSCPHVKFIFKGDADVYVNVENILEMLQGQKPDEDLFVGDIIIHAKPIRRRSSKYYVPESIYGAGLYPNYAGGGGFVMSGHTARRLSSSCQQVELFPIDDVFLGMCLQLIGVKPSRHQGFRTFGIPRPSAAPHLQTFDPCFYRELMVVHSLSVPQIWLMWNLLHDPKLSCHNRTSPTSWPFKWKESMGETEAEETTDYDEKQVFVTH